The following proteins are encoded in a genomic region of Hippoglossus hippoglossus isolate fHipHip1 chromosome 3, fHipHip1.pri, whole genome shotgun sequence:
- the galns gene encoding N-acetylgalactosamine-6-sulfatase, with product MSVLTLTLITALICCSLTGETANVSPPNIIIMLMDDMGWGDLGVLGQPSKETPHLDAMAAQGMLLPNFYTANPLCSPSRASLLTGRLPVRNGFYTTNAHARNAYTPQEIVGGISKDEILLPRLLKKKGYVSKIVGKWHLGHRPQHLPLENGFDEWFGAPNCHFGPYNSSFRPNIPVYNNSEMLGRFYEEFEIDRKTGESNLTQIYLQKSLDFILRQAEAGQPFFLYWTPDATHAPVYASRPFLGKSQRGLYGDAVMELDYSVGQILSQLQTLGIDNNTFVFFTSDNGAALISAPHQGGSNGPFLCGKQTTFEGGMREPAIAWWPGNIKEGTVNFQLANVMDLFTTSLALAGISPPDDRTLDGLDLTPVLLNRSHTLQNRPIFYYRGDELMAVRLGQYKAHYWTWTNSWQEFKEGIDFCPCQNVPGVTTHDQKEHTLMPILFHLGRDPGEKFPIRVMNREYEDVLSRISPVVQQHKKSLVPGIPQLNMCDLSVMNWAPAGCEKLGKCLKGPKSEPWKCDWPH from the exons ATGTCTGTTCTAACTCTGACTCTCATCACTGCTCTGATATGTTGCTCGTTAACAGGAGAGACGGCAAATGTTTCACCTccaaacatcatcatcatgctCATGGATGAT ATGGGCTGGGGGGACCTGGGGGTGTTGGGCCAGCCCTCTAAGGAGACCCCCCACCTGGATGCCATGGCAGCTCAGGGCATGCTCCTTCCAAACTTCTACACCGCCAACCCCCTCTGTTCCCCAT CCAGAGCTTCTCTTCTCACCGGTCGGCTGCCTGTCAGAAACGGTTTCTACACCACTAATGCTCACGCCAGAAACG cATACACACCGCAGGAGATAGTGGGAGGAATCTCTAAGGATGAGATTTTGTTACCGCGTTTGCTGAAGAAAAAGGGCTATGTCAGCAAGATAGTTGGAAAGTG GCATCTGGGCCACAGACCACAGCACCTTCCTCTGGAAAATGGTTTCGATGAATGGTTCGGAGCACCAAACTGCCACTTTGGGCCGTACAACAGCAGCTTCAGACCCAACATCCCAGTCTACAACAATTCTGAGATGCTCGGCAG ATTCTATGAGGAGTTTGAGATTGACAGAAAAACTGGAGAGTCCAACCTCACACAGATCTATTTACAG AAAAGTCTTGACTTCATACTTCGTCAGGCTGAGGCTGGACAGCCCTTCTTCCTCTACTGGACACCTGACGCCACTCACGCCCCCGTCTACGCCTCCAGACCCTTCCTAGGGAAGAGCCAGCGCGGCCT GTATGGAGATGCAGTGATGGAGCTGGACTACAGCGTTGGTCAGATCTTGTCACAGCTGCAGACTCTGGGCATCGACAATAACACGTTTGTCTTCTTCACTTCAGACAACGGAGCCGCACTTATATCTGCCCCACATCAAG GTGGCAGCAACGGGCCGTTCCTCTGTGGGAAGCAGACCACTTTTGAGGGGGGCATGAGGGAGCCCGCCATTGCCTGGTGGCCTGGAAACATTAAAGAAGGCACG GTGAACTTCCAGTTGGCCAATGTGATGGACCTGTTCACCACCAGTCTGGCTCTGGCCGGCATCAGCCCTCCTGATGACAGAACCCTGGATGGACTGGATCTGACACCGGTCCTGCTCAACCGCTCCCACACACTCCAGAACAG GCCCATCTTCTATTACCGTGGCGACGAGCTGATGGCTGTGAGGCTTGGACAGTATAAAGCGCACTACTGGACCTGGACCAACTCATGGCAGGAATTTAAAGAA GGCATTGACTTCTGTCCATGTCAAAACGTCCCAGGTGTGACCACTCACGACCAGAAGGAGCACACACTGATGCCAATCCTCTTCCACCTGGGACGGGATCCTGGGGAAAAGTTCCCAATCAG agttaTGAATCGGGAGTACGAGGACGTGCTGAGCAGGATCTCTCCAGTTGTGCAGCAGCATAAGAAGAGTCTGGTGCCCGGGATCCCTCAGCTCAACATGTGTGACCTTTCAGTGATG AATTGGGCCCCCGCAGGCTGCGAGAAGTTAGGAAAGTGTCTCAAAGGGCCAAAGTCTGAGCCGTGGAAGTGCGACTGGCCACACTGA
- the pabpn1l gene encoding embryonic polyadenylate-binding protein 2, which yields MAEHHLEYGYLEEGESIEEHYTEDPELAAIKARVQELEMEEETERMKDEERCDAPEMQLLTSSPRPGPFYNMTPEERIDADNRSVYVGNVDYGATADELEIHFNGCGPVNRVTILCDRFSGHPKGFAYIEFTDQDSVQSAIGLHETLFRGRVLKVMPKRTNMPGISTTDRGGHRGGHTRGRGRGYRPPRYHNSSRGRFRYQSTRPQHQTPHPYYGGPSVGKRQWGHMDYHEQMPKRYPCLLLITPPSEELGEGSSGQHYPQQR from the exons GAGCTGGCGGCCATCAAGGCCAGGGTTcaggagctggagatggaggaagagacggagagaatgAAGGACGAGGAGCGGTGTGACGCACCAGAGATGCAGCTACTGACCAGCAGCCCTCGGCCTG GACCGTTCTACAACATGACTCCTGAGGAGAGGATAGACGCTGACAACAGATCAGTCTATGTAGGAAAT GTAGACTATGGAGCTACTGCGGATGAGTTAGAGATCCATTTCAACGGCTGTGGGCCTGTGAACCGAGTAACCATCCTGTGTGACCGCTTCTCCGGCCACCCCAAGGG CTTTGCCTACATTGAGTTCACTGATCAAGACTCTGTGCAGAGTGCCATTGGTTTGCATGAGACCTTGTTCAGAGGAAGAGTCCTTAAG GTAATGCCTAAAAGGACCAATATGCCAGGCATCAGCACCACAGACAggggaggacacagaggaggtcacaccagaggaagaggaagaggctaCCGTCCCCCCAGATATCACAACAGCTCACGAGGCAGGTTCCGGTACCAGTCAACCAGGCCACAACATCAAACGCCCCACCCCTATTACGGAGGCCCTTCAGTGGGGAAGAGACAGTGGGGACACATGGACTACCATGAACAGATGCCTAAACGTTACCCATGTCTTCTACTTATCACTCCACCATCTGAGGAGTTAGGGGAAGGGTCGAGTGGACAACACTACCCCCAGCAGCGCTAA
- the trappc2l gene encoding trafficking protein particle complex subunit 2-like protein, translating into MAVCIAVIAKENYPLYIRSMPTQNELKFHYTVHTSLDVVEEKISAVGKSLGDQRELYLGLLYPTEDYKVYGYVTNSKVKFVIVVDSSNTSLRDNEIRSMFRKLHNSFTDVMCNPFHNPGDTIQSKVFDGIVSGMMVQTG; encoded by the exons ATGGCGGTGTGCATAGCAGTGATAGCTAAAGAG AACTACCCGCTGTACATCCGCAGTATGCCCACTCAGAATGAGCTGAAGTTCCACTACACAGTGCACACCTCTCTGGatgtggtggaggagaagatcTCAGCTGTGGGCAAGTCTCTGGGAGACCAGAGGGAGCTGTACCTGGGTCTGCTCTACCCCACTGAGGACTACAAAGT ATATGGATATGTAACAAACTCCAAGGTGaaatttgttattgttgtggACTCATCAAATACATCATTGCGGGACAATGAAATAAGAAGT ATGTTCAGAAAATTGCACAACTCTTTTACTGATGTAATGTGCAACCCGTTTCACAATCCTGGGGACACCATTCAGTCCAA GGTCTTCGATGGAATTGTTTCAGGAATGATGGTGCAAACTGGCTGA
- the LOC117757094 gene encoding chemokine-like factor, translated as MSADQGTVTSMDVDVAFLKSKRGILKAAEMVTLFAAFVDFTVVSTPKYITATVLELLITSLLLSLYLFKLNKRLTFFFWPLVDVFNSVFAVFYFLVLSLLAMITYTVTGMLVGGIFTLVSAALFSADGYILFRNITLNQPRGETQSPNNQ; from the exons ATGTCAGCGGATCAAGGTACAGTCACATCCATGGACGTGGACGTGGCCTTTCTCAAATCCAAGAGGGGAATCCTGAAAGCAGCAGAGATG GTGACTCTGTTTGCGGCTTTTGTGGATTTCACTGTCGTGTCCACACCAAAGTACATCACAGCCACTGTGCTGGAACTTCTCAtcacttcactgctgctgtcgTTGTACCTGTTCAAACTCAACAAGAGGCTGACCTTCTTCTTTTGGCCTTTAGTT GATGTTTTCAATTCAGTCTTTGCAGTCTTCTACTTTCTTGTCTTGAGCCTGTTGGCTATGATCACATACACCGTCACAGGCATGCTGGTTGGAGGG ATATTCACCCTCGTGTCAGCTGCTCTGTTCAGTGCAGACGGCTACATTCTCTTCAGGAACATCACGCTCAATCAGCCAAGAGGTGAAACCCAGAGTCCAAACAATCAATGA